From Amphiprion ocellaris isolate individual 3 ecotype Okinawa chromosome 10, ASM2253959v1, whole genome shotgun sequence, one genomic window encodes:
- the zgc:162816 gene encoding D-threo-3-hydroxyaspartate dehydratase produces MEGEPISVLCTPALVLDVDKVKINAQKMIDRYQKLGVQLRPHMKTHKTLECADIMTGGSRRCIVVSTLAEACFYADHGFDDILYAYSVPFDKVERCAALSERLDLFQVLLDHPDALELLRKRPLRDGGQWHVWMKLDCGNGRAGVLHSEPGALRLAQDIAETEGVELTGVYVHCGNTYSCRGVEQIHAVAQETIDLTLQFMEKLKAVGISCKSSIGSTPSCSHPVKDMAQLSEVHPGNYVFYDVQQSTIGSCSLEDVAVRVLTRVISHCPHRNQLLIDCGWTGISLDGAGKLPTGYAVIEGHPNLKLVSMTQEHGRVEPSSGQLDYSRYPLGSLLTLIPYHSCAAAAMHPVYHVHSGGRLVGKWTPTRGW; encoded by the exons ATGGAGGGGGAGCCCATCTCAGTCCTGTGCACGCCTGCTCTGGTGCTGGACGTAGACAAAGTGAAGATCAACGCCCAGAAGATGATCGACCGCTACCAGAAACTGGGAGTCCAGCTTCGCCCGCACATGAAGACCCACAAAACCCT TGAGTGTGCTGACATCATGACTGGCGGGTCACGGAGGTGTATTGTGGTTTCTACACTGGCAGAGGCCTGTTTCTATGCCGACCACGGATTTGATGACATCCTCTATGCATATTCTGTTCCCTTTGATAAG GTGGAGCGTTGTGCCGCTCTGTCAGAGAGACTGGATCTCTTCCAGGTTCTACTGGATCATCCCGATGCTCTGGAGCTGCTCAGAAAGAGGCCGCTAAGAGACGGTGGGCAGTGGCACGTCTGGATGAAACTGGACTGCGGCAACGGAAGAG CTGGCGTCCTTCACTCGGAGCCCGGGGCGCTCAGACTGGCTCAAGACATCGCTGAGACGGAGGGAGTGGAGCTGACGGGTGTTTATGTCCACTGTGGAAACACCTACAGCTGCAGAGGAGTGGAGCAAATCCATGCTGTCGCCCAGGAAACCATTGATTTGACGCTGCAGTTCATGGAAAA ACTGAAGGCTGTTGGCATCAGCTGTAAGTCCAGCATCGGCTCCACTCCGTCCTGCAGTCATCCAGTCAAAGACATGGCACAGCTGAGCGAGGTGCATCCTGGGAACTACGTCTTCTACG atgtgCAGCAGTCTACAATTGGCTCGTGTTCTCTGGAGGACGTGGCTGTGAGAGTTTTGACGAGAGTCATCAGTCACTGTCCACACAGGAACCAGCTGCTGATCGACTGTGGCTGGACTGGAATCAG TTTGGACGGAGCTGGAAAACTTCCCACTGGATACGCCGTGATCGAAGGACATCCGAACCTCAA GTTGGTGTCTATGACTCAGGAACATGGACGAGTGGAGCCCTCGTCAGGACAGCTGGACTACAGCAGATACCCTCTGGGCTCTCTGCTCACTCTGATCCCCTACCAT TCGTGTGCAGCAGCTGCGATGCATCCTGTGTATCACGTTCACTCTGGAGGTCGTCTGGTGGGGAAGTGGACGCCCACTCGTGGTTGGTGA